A stretch of Natronospira bacteriovora DNA encodes these proteins:
- a CDS encoding Crp/Fnr family transcriptional regulator, protein MRHSPTLPAGHHLFRQGEAFRTLFMVHSGSIKTYRDLGDGRSQVLGFYLPGDLLGLEGMYPGRHCQSAAVLESSSVCRLSLRQLEMLPASANRIQLRLLDLASRELSNAMGRDLERCVESRMAEFLLDYGKRMADRGWSAVAYQLAMSRRDMGSYLGMAPETVSRCLRRLTHLGLVSFDRRAVTIHDPDRLRSVSVEGTAALH, encoded by the coding sequence AGGACACTGTTCATGGTGCACTCCGGTTCGATCAAGACGTATCGGGATCTGGGTGACGGCCGCAGTCAGGTTCTTGGCTTCTACCTGCCGGGCGACCTGCTGGGCCTGGAAGGCATGTATCCCGGCCGGCATTGCCAGAGCGCCGCGGTGCTTGAATCATCCAGTGTCTGTCGCCTGTCGCTGCGTCAACTGGAAATGCTGCCGGCCAGCGCCAACCGCATTCAGCTCCGCCTGCTGGATCTGGCGAGCCGGGAGCTGTCCAACGCCATGGGCCGTGATCTGGAGCGCTGCGTGGAATCGCGCATGGCGGAGTTTCTGCTGGACTACGGCAAGCGCATGGCCGACCGGGGCTGGTCTGCCGTTGCCTACCAGCTGGCCATGTCACGGCGTGACATGGGCAGCTATCTGGGCATGGCACCGGAAACGGTCAGTCGCTGTCTGCGCCGTCTCACCCACCTGGGCCTGGTGAGTTTCGATCGTCGAGCGGTCACCATTCATGATCCGGACAGGCTGCGTAGCGTTTCGGTTGAGGGCACGGCTGCACTTCACTGA